One Clostridium estertheticum DNA segment encodes these proteins:
- a CDS encoding ABC transporter permease has translation MSNTKFDKTLDNIDPSLFDFASYDASEAERTGYSDYSYWQSTFHVFLKNKVAAALLILITGLVAYTVLQPYLPGQKSPTTIYNNVETGIQLRNHAPDKEFLFGTNSIGQDLWSRIWSGTRTSLQIGMLVGVWQGIIGITVGCLWGYVRKLDGIITEIYNVLDNIPNTIIMVLLAYILRPSIFTLVVAMCITNWLSMARFVRNQIIIIRDREYNLASRCLGTPISRIITKNLLPYLVSVIMLQLALAIPMAIGSEVFLTYIGLGLPLNTPSLGNLINEGRIIMMVPSLRYQLIFPAVVLSVITISFYVIGNTFADASDPRNHV, from the coding sequence ATGAGTAATACAAAATTTGATAAAACTTTAGATAACATTGATCCTTCCTTGTTTGATTTTGCTAGCTATGATGCCAGCGAGGCGGAAAGAACTGGCTATTCTGATTATTCCTATTGGCAATCTACTTTTCATGTATTTCTAAAAAATAAGGTAGCAGCAGCCTTGCTAATTTTAATAACAGGTTTAGTTGCCTATACAGTGCTACAGCCATATTTGCCGGGTCAGAAATCGCCAACTACGATTTATAACAACGTGGAGACAGGTATTCAACTCAGAAATCATGCTCCTGATAAAGAGTTTTTGTTTGGTACTAATTCTATAGGACAGGACCTTTGGTCTCGAATATGGAGTGGAACAAGAACTTCACTGCAAATAGGAATGCTAGTTGGGGTATGGCAAGGAATTATTGGAATTACTGTTGGATGCTTATGGGGTTATGTGCGGAAATTAGATGGAATTATAACAGAGATTTATAATGTATTGGATAATATACCTAATACAATTATTATGGTATTACTAGCCTATATTCTGCGTCCTAGTATTTTCACTTTGGTGGTTGCTATGTGTATTACAAATTGGTTAAGTATGGCTAGATTTGTACGCAATCAAATAATTATAATTCGCGATAGAGAATATAATTTAGCTTCAAGGTGTCTCGGAACTCCTATAAGTAGAATTATTACTAAAAACTTACTTCCCTATCTAGTCTCAGTAATTATGCTTCAATTAGCTTTGGCTATTCCAATGGCCATAGGATCTGAAGTGTTTCTAACCTATATAGGCCTGGGCCTGCCTTTAAACACCCCATCACTTGGCAATCTTATTAACGAAGGCAGAATAATAATGATGGTTCCATCTTTAAGATATCAGTTGATTTTTCCAGCAGTAGTACTTTCAGTTATCACGATATCCTTCTATGTAATTGGTAATACTTTTGCAGATGCTTCTGATCCTAGAAATCACGTTTAG
- a CDS encoding energy-coupling factor transporter transmembrane component T family protein: protein MKALSLYQEKDTVVHKVDPISKILYIIISIAIPIILPYKTIGLLCMGASIILLLIAKVFKKVIPLISFSMIILLSIIIIQGLFKAGNKTPAFHIGNAIFYKEGLLFALEICIRVINILCAFAILVLTTKPSDLIECLVRRGLSPKIGYVLSSVLQIIPQMTATMETITDAQRSRGMETEGKLSVRIKAFLPLIGPVVMNSLINTRERAMALEVRAFNSKASKTFLNEEQNGSYNKIIKIGLIFIFLLAVVWRVLI, encoded by the coding sequence TTGAAAGCATTAAGTTTATATCAAGAAAAAGATACTGTAGTACATAAAGTAGACCCTATAAGTAAGATATTATATATAATTATATCTATAGCAATTCCTATAATTTTACCATATAAAACAATAGGACTATTATGCATGGGTGCTAGTATTATTTTGCTATTAATAGCTAAGGTATTTAAAAAAGTAATACCACTTATAAGTTTTAGTATGATAATCCTGCTTTCAATTATTATTATACAAGGGCTGTTTAAAGCTGGAAACAAGACACCTGCTTTTCATATAGGAAATGCTATTTTCTATAAGGAAGGTCTTTTATTTGCTTTAGAAATATGCATTAGGGTAATAAATATTTTATGTGCTTTTGCAATTTTAGTATTAACTACTAAACCTTCTGATTTAATTGAGTGCTTAGTGAGAAGAGGATTATCTCCTAAAATAGGTTATGTTTTATCTTCGGTGCTTCAAATAATACCTCAAATGACTGCAACTATGGAAACTATTACAGATGCTCAAAGGTCTCGTGGCATGGAAACCGAGGGAAAATTAAGTGTTAGAATAAAAGCATTTCTGCCATTAATAGGCCCTGTAGTTATGAATTCATTAATTAATACTAGAGAGAGAGCTATGGCACTAGAAGTTCGAGCATTTAATTCTAAAGCAAGCAAAACTTTTTTAAACGAAGAACAAAATGGTAGTTATAACAAAATAATAAAAATAGGTTTAATATTTATATTTTTATTAGCTGTAGTTTGGAGGGTTTTGATATGA
- a CDS encoding Crp/Fnr family transcriptional regulator yields the protein MSVYKIIEIIEAEHEIYEILKYCPYEILKQFSIKEYKKGKFILKQDEIYDSFYIIVEGFVDIYVMSENGKKYSLTTYKKGNYIGEHEIFDQKPFSCSAEAISDIKLLELNRSHFLKWFSIDRNLNEYITKTLCSQFYSLSKKAGKDALYTLKQRICKYLIDNLIKSNNKEMLKINIEKEKLSEQMAVTQRSVNRVLKNLKEQDIIDIHNNYIIIKDLNLLKSEADIVD from the coding sequence ATGAGTGTGTATAAAATAATTGAAATTATTGAAGCTGAACATGAAATATATGAAATATTAAAATATTGTCCCTACGAGATATTAAAACAATTTTCTATTAAAGAATATAAAAAAGGAAAATTTATTTTAAAGCAAGATGAAATTTATGATAGCTTTTATATAATAGTTGAAGGATTTGTTGATATATATGTAATGTCAGAGAACGGTAAAAAATATTCACTAACTACTTATAAAAAAGGAAATTATATAGGAGAACATGAGATATTTGATCAAAAGCCCTTTAGTTGTTCTGCTGAAGCGATATCTGATATAAAGCTTTTGGAGCTAAATAGAAGTCATTTTTTAAAGTGGTTTAGTATTGATAGAAATTTAAATGAATATATTACAAAAACCTTATGTAGCCAATTTTATAGCCTTTCAAAGAAAGCAGGGAAAGATGCCTTATATACTTTAAAACAAAGAATATGCAAATATCTAATTGATAATTTAATTAAGAGCAACAATAAAGAGATGTTAAAAATAAATATTGAAAAAGAAAAGCTAAGTGAACAAATGGCTGTAACCCAACGAAGTGTAAATAGAGTGCTAAAGAATTTAAAAGAACAAGATATTATTGATATACATAATAACTATATTATAATAAAGGATTTAAATTTATTAAAATCTGAAGCTGATATAGTTGACTAA
- a CDS encoding ABC transporter ATP-binding protein gives MLNHVDDNIVGNYPLGASYKDKKIVLSVVELVIKFNLRGRILTAIREASLDLYEGESLAIVGESGSGKSVFAKSFIGLLDANGWVDSGSIIYEGTDIGKYKKEKPWLKIRGKEIAMVFQDPMTALNPLKTIGKQIVEAVELHQGLKGQIAKKVVLEILKDVGISSPEVRYDQYPHEFSGGMRQRVVIAIAVACSPKILICDEPTTALDVTIQAQILQLLKNLQNKYKLSIIYITHDLGVVAKVADRIAVMYAGDIVEIGTSEEIFYNAKHPYTWALLSSLPQLGIKGEPLYSILGTPPNLFNEIKGDAFAPRNPKALKIDFVLRPPYFSISPTHKAKTWLLDPRSPKVEPPEALKELLQQWGE, from the coding sequence ATGTTAAATCATGTTGATGATAATATAGTAGGAAACTATCCTTTAGGAGCAAGTTATAAAGATAAAAAAATAGTTTTATCAGTTGTAGAGCTGGTTATTAAATTCAATTTAAGGGGGCGTATTCTCACTGCCATTAGAGAGGCCTCTTTAGACTTATATGAAGGTGAAAGCTTGGCTATTGTTGGTGAGTCTGGTTCTGGAAAATCAGTTTTTGCAAAGTCATTTATAGGCCTTTTAGATGCCAATGGATGGGTTGATTCCGGTAGTATTATTTATGAGGGCACAGATATAGGCAAATATAAAAAAGAAAAGCCCTGGCTCAAAATTCGTGGAAAAGAGATTGCAATGGTATTCCAAGATCCTATGACTGCACTTAATCCGCTTAAAACTATTGGAAAACAAATTGTAGAAGCTGTAGAACTTCATCAAGGACTGAAAGGTCAAATTGCTAAAAAAGTTGTTCTAGAAATATTAAAGGATGTGGGTATATCTAGCCCAGAGGTTAGGTATGATCAATATCCACATGAGTTCTCAGGCGGAATGAGACAAAGGGTAGTTATTGCTATTGCTGTAGCTTGCAGCCCTAAGATACTTATCTGCGATGAGCCAACTACTGCACTAGATGTAACAATTCAAGCTCAGATACTTCAACTGTTAAAAAATTTACAAAATAAATATAAATTATCGATTATTTATATAACACATGATTTAGGTGTGGTGGCGAAAGTTGCAGATAGAATAGCTGTTATGTATGCTGGCGATATAGTAGAAATTGGCACCTCAGAAGAAATTTTTTATAATGCAAAACATCCATATACTTGGGCATTACTGTCCTCACTTCCACAGCTTGGAATAAAGGGTGAGCCATTATATTCAATTTTGGGTACACCACCAAATTTATTTAATGAAATAAAAGGAGATGCCTTCGCACCACGTAATCCTAAAGCGTTAAAAATAGATTTTGTTTTGAGGCCACCTTATTTTTCAATAAGTCCTACTCATAAAGCTAAAACTTGGCTGCTAGATCCTAGGTCTCCAAAGGTAGAACCACCTGAAGCGCTTAAAGAGCTATTACAGCAATGGGGGGAGTGA
- a CDS encoding ABC transporter permease → MLKYSLKRLGKSIITLFIVISIVFLFMRLMPEEGYFGQGYEKLDLIQRETILTNLGLNDPWYVQLGHFYKDLLKGDLGTSITYRPKVAVSEIISSKILYSLYFGLGALAIALVAGISSGILMARNKNKFWDKLGNGYIVIINAVPAAVYYIFLQLYVTDIFKLPILFDKSNPLSFILPVLSMSLGPTASYAMWMRRYMVDELNKDYIKLARAKGLSNRVIMTKHVLRNAFVPMAQYLPASILYTLVGSIYIESLYSIPGTGGLLVDTIQRQDNPIVQALVLIYASVGIISLFLGDMLMAGFDPRINLEKQGGTR, encoded by the coding sequence TTGTTAAAGTATTCATTAAAAAGATTAGGAAAATCTATAATTACACTTTTTATTGTAATCTCAATTGTGTTTTTATTCATGCGTTTGATGCCGGAAGAGGGATATTTTGGACAAGGCTATGAAAAATTGGACTTAATACAAAGAGAAACTATCTTGACCAATTTAGGCTTAAATGATCCATGGTATGTCCAACTTGGACATTTTTATAAGGATTTGCTTAAAGGGGATTTAGGCACTTCCATTACATATAGGCCAAAGGTTGCAGTTTCTGAAATTATTAGTTCTAAAATATTATACTCCTTATATTTTGGGCTGGGTGCTTTGGCAATTGCTCTTGTAGCAGGAATCAGCTCTGGGATATTAATGGCTAGGAATAAAAATAAATTTTGGGACAAGTTAGGTAATGGATATATTGTAATTATAAATGCAGTTCCAGCTGCGGTTTATTATATATTTTTGCAGCTATATGTGACGGATATATTTAAATTGCCCATACTATTTGATAAAAGTAACCCCTTAAGCTTTATACTTCCGGTTTTATCTATGTCTCTTGGACCCACCGCTAGTTATGCAATGTGGATGAGACGTTATATGGTAGATGAATTAAATAAGGATTACATAAAACTTGCAAGAGCTAAGGGGCTTAGCAATAGAGTTATAATGACAAAACATGTTTTGAGAAACGCCTTTGTTCCTATGGCTCAGTATCTACCAGCATCTATTTTATATACTCTAGTAGGCTCCATATACATTGAATCTCTATATTCAATACCTGGTACTGGTGGGTTACTCGTTGATACTATTCAAAGACAGGATAATCCTATAGTGCAAGCATTAGTTTTAATATACGCTTCAGTGGGTATTATTAGTCTTTTTCTAGGGGACATGCTTATGGCGGGCTTTGATCCACGTATCAATCTAGAAAAGCAAGGAGGTACTAGATGA
- a CDS encoding nucleoside phosphorylase, translating into MLNDIQPHIRCCSKEAAKYAILPGDPERVDRVKFFLENSVDIAFNREFKSCTGFYKGVKVMVISTGIGGASTGIVVEELKNIGVQTLIRIGSCGALQPNIKLGDLIIANGAVRDDGTSKAYVEESYPAVPDTDVLISLIESAKELCFKYYCGKIRSHDSFYTDAEQKIDEYWSEKGILGADMESSALFVIGGLRNLKTASILNVVVENDGNLAGINSYVNGESVTALGEKNEILTVLEAIVKLEKTK; encoded by the coding sequence ATGTTAAATGACATTCAACCACATATAAGATGTTGCAGTAAGGAGGCTGCAAAATATGCAATATTGCCTGGTGACCCAGAAAGGGTGGATAGAGTTAAATTTTTTTTGGAAAATTCAGTAGATATAGCATTTAACAGAGAATTTAAAAGTTGTACTGGTTTTTATAAGGGTGTTAAAGTTATGGTAATTTCTACAGGTATTGGTGGGGCATCCACAGGTATTGTAGTGGAAGAATTAAAAAATATAGGGGTACAAACCTTAATAAGGATTGGGAGCTGTGGTGCACTTCAACCAAACATTAAGCTTGGAGATCTTATTATAGCAAATGGTGCTGTTAGAGATGACGGTACTTCAAAAGCCTATGTGGAAGAATCATACCCTGCTGTACCAGATACAGATGTTCTGATAAGTTTAATTGAAAGTGCAAAAGAGCTATGCTTTAAATATTACTGTGGTAAAATTCGAAGCCATGATAGCTTTTATACAGATGCAGAACAAAAAATAGATGAATATTGGAGTGAAAAAGGCATACTTGGAGCAGATATGGAGAGTTCGGCTTTGTTTGTAATAGGCGGTCTTAGAAACTTAAAAACTGCATCCATACTTAATGTAGTAGTTGAAAATGACGGTAATTTAGCTGGTATCAATAGTTATGTTAATGGGGAAAGCGTTACTGCTTTAGGTGAAAAGAATGAAATCCTTACTGTTCTTGAAGCTATAGTGAAATTAGAAAAAACAAAATAA
- a CDS encoding ECF transporter S component, with translation MKKSSIWSFKLSTAAIVLIPAAVGINYIGKLFAGALKLPLWLDAIGTVLASMLAGPIVGAIVGATNNIIYGLTMDPISFIYALTSIAIGLTVGIMAYRGWIKSIGKAIVVGLVAACVSAIVSTPINIIFWGGQTGNIWGDAAFASLIANHFPVWIASFLDELLVDVPDKIATVVVAYGVFKVLPKKLTILYSNDNELEQL, from the coding sequence ATGAAAAAAAGTAGTATATGGAGTTTTAAATTATCCACAGCAGCAATAGTACTTATTCCAGCAGCAGTTGGTATTAATTATATTGGCAAGTTATTTGCAGGAGCTCTAAAGTTACCTCTTTGGCTTGATGCCATAGGTACAGTACTTGCTAGTATGCTTGCAGGTCCTATTGTAGGTGCTATCGTAGGGGCAACTAATAACATTATATATGGACTAACAATGGATCCGATATCATTTATTTATGCATTAACAAGTATTGCGATTGGGCTTACTGTTGGTATTATGGCATACCGTGGATGGATTAAAAGTATTGGCAAGGCTATAGTAGTTGGCCTGGTTGCTGCGTGCGTTTCTGCAATAGTATCTACACCAATAAACATAATATTTTGGGGCGGTCAAACTGGGAATATTTGGGGAGATGCTGCCTTCGCATCTTTAATTGCGAATCATTTTCCAGTATGGATTGCTTCATTTTTAGATGAATTGCTAGTGGATGTACCTGATAAGATAGCAACTGTAGTAGTGGCTTATGGTGTATTTAAAGTATTACCAAAGAAACTTACCATATTATATAGTAATGATAATGAACTAGAGCAATTATAA
- a CDS encoding ATP-binding cassette domain-containing protein, producing the protein MSDKSKEILLEVKNIRVVFGKNKNKAFTAVDDVSFNIYKGETFGLVGESGSGKTTIGRAIARISETAAGEIFFKGRKINGKISKELDKEVTRKIQMIFQDPMASLNERAKVDYIVSEGLYNLKNFKNEAERKSKVESALLDVGLLPEFSSRFPHEFSGGQRQRIGISRALIMEPELIIADEPISALDVSIRAQVLNLLSQLQKEKGLTYLLISHDLSVVRFTTDRVAIIHKGKIVELAETEKLFKNPVHPYTRALLSAIPIPDPRIERKRVIEVYDPSFDEINNYTTTWVEVEAEHFVLVSEPRREGICNE; encoded by the coding sequence ATGAGTGATAAATCAAAGGAAATTTTATTAGAAGTAAAAAATATCCGCGTTGTGTTTGGAAAAAACAAAAATAAAGCTTTTACTGCTGTTGATGATGTTAGTTTTAATATATATAAAGGTGAAACTTTTGGTTTGGTAGGAGAATCCGGTTCTGGTAAAACTACTATTGGTAGAGCAATAGCCAGGATTAGTGAAACAGCCGCGGGTGAAATATTTTTTAAAGGAAGAAAAATCAATGGGAAAATTAGTAAGGAGTTAGATAAAGAGGTAACTAGAAAAATTCAAATGATATTCCAGGACCCAATGGCATCATTGAATGAAAGAGCCAAGGTAGATTATATAGTATCAGAAGGTTTATATAACTTAAAAAATTTTAAAAATGAAGCAGAGAGAAAATCTAAAGTTGAAAGTGCTTTACTAGATGTGGGACTGCTTCCTGAATTTTCAAGCAGGTTTCCTCATGAATTTTCTGGAGGACAACGTCAGCGTATAGGAATTTCTAGAGCTTTAATTATGGAGCCAGAGCTTATTATTGCAGATGAGCCTATTTCTGCTCTCGATGTATCTATTCGTGCTCAGGTTTTAAATCTATTATCTCAGTTGCAAAAGGAAAAAGGATTAACCTATTTGCTTATTTCTCATGATTTATCAGTAGTACGTTTCACTACAGATAGAGTAGCTATAATTCACAAAGGTAAAATCGTGGAACTGGCAGAAACAGAAAAGTTATTTAAAAATCCAGTTCACCCTTATACTCGTGCATTACTCTCTGCAATTCCAATACCTGACCCTCGCATAGAGCGAAAAAGAGTTATAGAAGTTTACGATCCAAGTTTTGATGAAATTAATAATTATACGACTACTTGGGTTGAGGTGGAAGCTGAACATTTTGTACTTGTTAGTGAACCTAGGAGAGAAGGGATTTGTAATGAATAA